One genomic window of Manihot esculenta cultivar AM560-2 chromosome 16, M.esculenta_v8, whole genome shotgun sequence includes the following:
- the LOC110603558 gene encoding (R)-mandelonitrile lyase-like codes for MVKPIFFYHQCIAFLLIVCATFSHGRLHSQPEPSYLKFVINATEFPSEDYYDYIVVGGGTAGCPLATSLSESHRVLLLERGGVAHGNSNLMTQEGFLTALTEVDTFDSPAQAFTSEDGVPNARGRILGGSSAINAGFYSRANPDFFRKSGLNWDLRLVNQSYDWVEKAVVFRPDLRNWQSAIRDGLLEAGINPYNGYSLDHLLGTKIGGSTFDVTGKRHSAADLLNYANPANIKVVAYASVERVLLASTSYSKSKITAIGVVFRDHKGQYHHAMLHEKGEVILSAGAIGSPQLLLLSGIGPRPYLSSWGIPVAYHLPNVGRYLYDNPRNGISFVPSIPLEHSLIQVVGITDLGTYLEAASTVIPFTSPARSVFIRQTSAPLYLTVATLMEKIVGPLSIGSLRLASTDVRVNPIVRFNYFSHPLDVERCVNGTRKIGDVLRSRSMEDFMFREWFGARRFRFVGPALPADQNDFVEMADFCRRTVSTIWHYHGGCVVGKVVDGDYHVYGVGALRVVDGSVFSVSPGTNPQATVMMMGRYVGLKMLRDRMTYK; via the exons ATGGTGAAACCCATTTTCTTTTATCATCAATGTATAGCGTTCCTATTGATCGTCTGTGCAACTTTTTCTCATGGAAGACTACATTCTCAACCAG AACCAAGTTATCTGAAGTTCGTAATAAACGCCACGGAATTTCCATCAGAAGATTATTACGATTACATAGTGGTCGGAGGAGGCACTGCCGGTTGCCCATTGGCTACATCTTTGTCAGAGTCCCATCGAGTTCTTCTGCTTGAACGTGGTGGTGTTGCTCACGGTAATTCCAATTTGATGACCCAAGAAGGATTCCTGACCGCATTGACAGAAGTCGATACATTTGATTCTCCAGCACAAGCCTTCACATCTGAGGATGGTGTCCCAAACGCCAGAGGAAGAATTCTTGGTGGGAGCAGTGCAATCAATGCTGGGTTTTATAGTCGAGCAAACCCAGATTTCTTTAGGAAATCAGGTCTCAATTGGGACCTAAGACTTGTGAATCAGTCGTATGACTGGGTTGAGAAGGCTGTTGTTTTTAGGCCTGATCTCAGGAACTGGCAATCTGCTATTAGAGATGGGTTACTGGAGGCTGGGATTAATCCATATAATGGGTATAGTTTAGATCACTTGTTGGGTACAAAGATTGGTGGCTCAACTTTTGATGTTACAGGGAAGAGACACAGTGCAGCAGATCTTCTCAATTATGCAAATCCTGCAAATATCAAAGTAGTTGCATATGCAAGTGTTGAAAGAGTACTTTTAGCATCTACTTCATATTCCAAGTCGAAAATAACAGCAATTGGGGTTGTTTTTCGCGATCACAAGGGACAGTATCACCACGCAATGCTTCACGAAAAGGGAGAGGTGATACTATCTGCTGGTGCCATTGGAAGCCCACAGTTACTTTTATTGAGTGGCATTGGTCCTAGACCTTACCTGTCATCCTGGGGGATTCCTGTAGCATATCATCTTCCAAATGTCGGGCGCTATCTCTATGATAACCCTCGCAATGGTATCTCATTTGTGCCTTCTATCCCACTAGAACATTCCCTCATACAAGTAGTAGGCATTACTGATTTGGGTACTTATCTTGAAGCAGCATCCACTGTGATCCCGTTTACTTCCCCAGCTCGTTCTGTCTTCATTAGGCAAACATCTGCACCTCTTTATCTCACAGTAGCTACCCTTATGGAGAAAATCGTCGGCCCTCTTTCAATAGGCTCACTAAGGCTAGCTTCAACAGATGTGAGAGTGAACCCAATTGTTAGATTCAATTACTTTTCTCATCCATTAGATGTAGAGAGGTGTGTAAATGGTACAAGAAAGATTGGAGATGTGTTGAGGAGTAGGTCTATGGAGGATTTTATGTTCCGTGAATGGTTTGGAGCTAGACGTTTCAGATTTGTAGGACCTGCATTGCCTGCTGATCAAAATGATTTTGTGGAGATGGCTGATTTTTGTCGCAGAACTGTTAGCACAATATGGCATTACCATGGAGGATGTGTTGTGGGGAAAGTGGTTGATGGAGATTACCATGTGTATGGTGTTGGAGCACTTAGAGTTGTTGATGGCTCAGTCTTTAGTGTTTCTCCAGGGACTAATCCTCAGGCTACTGTGATGATGATGGGAAG ATATGTTGGGCTGAAGATGCTGAGGGACCGGATGACGTATAAATGA